ATATTCTTTGGTTGGGCATATCAAAGTGTCGCTTGATTTCAGCATTTCGTATTTTTCTCCGGCTAAGATTCATGTGAGTAGCTTCTCCTCCTTTTCGATCTATGATTCCTTGTTTGCCTAATTTGATCTTGAAATTTTCGTTTTCTATATTATCggaaacaaagaaaaagaaaatgtatTGATTGTTAGGGATTGGCAGGAAGAAGTAGAGATAGAGGCGAAGGTAATTGGAGAGAAGGGAAAGCTAATGTTTGTGTTAATAGAGGTAAGGAAGAAGGAGAGTGGAGAATTAGTTGCTTTGGGTAAGCAATGGATGGCATCTAACAGTATTACAAATGGAATTAATTCAAGCAAGCTTTGATTGAGCTTAAATCACATTTTCTTAACTTTTCATCaaattcataacattttcaattCAGCTTGCTGAGATATGTATGATTTTGTTAATTGTTCAATAATCTATTGATATGATAATGTCTGTGTTAATGTGTTAATATATCATATTGCATTTTTATCATAAAAGCGACGCACGTGGTTTTCTACATGAGGTTCTTGGGAGGACTCGGTCTTTCTAATAAAATCCCCTAAAGTGAAACTTCATTACATTGTAAGACTTTCGTGCTAAGATAATATCCGCTGCAGATAAGAGAATTGAGCGGATTTGGTTAATCGATATTCTATATATGGCAGTTTGCAGTTTTGATTAGATGAAGTATACATTTGATTTGAGAGCTATAACCCttatataataatgataataagaaaataatcaaCTGTGTGTTGTGGAATAATTACACATTCCGACTCAAAGTAATAATTCATCCTGTGACCAATGGACGTCCCACTCATAAGTAATCATTCAACTCACTTAGCGCAAAATCGTCACATGCCAAATCCATGTGGTCCTGTCTGAAAACATATCTTCAACCTCATGTATATGTGTGTAGAAATAACAACTAGGGCAACAAAACTCACGCTTCCATAAATGCTCCAAGCACTATAAATAGAAGCCATCTAATGCAGCCAAGATATCTCATTCTCaccttttaaaaattatctttttCTTTATTCAATCATCTTCTCATAGATACTCTGCTAACTTAGGCATTAGAATGATGATGTTAGTTTTCGTGCCTCTTTTGATCTTTCCTTTCTTTTATTGCAGGCCTCGCCTCCACCAGCCAATCACCGGAGATTCCTTCCCATCTTTTACCCACATCAAACTGGCGCAGTGAGCATAGAGTAACATCACATCCATGGCTCATAATGAGACTCCCATAACCCTCTGTCAACTTTTCTTTTACCTTAACTCCCCTTCACAAAACTCCCATGCATATGGATCTCAAACCTTCACGAGAGGCAATAACCTCGCATGATGTTAATAGGCAGCTTATGCCTATCCAAGCCTTAACCTCAAAGCTTGATGAGGACTTGAATGAATGTTTGGGCTCCCTAGACCCAAAGAAGACAATTCCTGaatgatataaaaaagaaaCTCATCTGCAGTGTGGAAGGAGGATTGTCAATGAATTGAGGGGTGAACACGCTGCTAAGATGCAGCGTGTTCAGGGCCAACTTCGAGTAACTGTGGCAATAATGAACTGGCCAATCTGCTAGGAATCCGTAGTATGCTCTATTGGACATCATACTGTCCACAGATGTCCCATGCATAAAGAAACTTCCCATACATCCAGAGCTTtagataaaaaatgatatagGGAGTTAGAGTGCAACAATGTAAAATGATTGTATATCATTCTAGGTCACCCATGGTGCTCTCCAACAAAAGCATATAGAAAGAGTCATTCTAAGAAGCAAACTCCTCCTAAAACATGTGTTTCCTATCATAGAACCTCAACTGAGGCAAACTCCTTTTGAGGTCGTTGTTCCCCCACAAAGTAACCCCCCTAAAAGGCCGAACAACTTTGCATATCTCTTTAGACAAGTAAGATATGTTCAAAACTCATTAGTGAGAAGGTAAATTTGAGGCTCAAAAGTGCTATGATGGATGCAATGATGGATGCTTAGATCCTTGAAGTAACAAACACCAGTTCCCCCTTATGTGCCCACATCATAGAGGAATCGATGCATTTTCGCTTAAAATACCTTTAACTCAAAGAATATATTGGACTGGAGGATCCCACTATGCACATGAAGAATTTTCGGTGGTCTTTGGAAACCACCACGACCACAAATGTTATGTGCAAACTATTTCCCACTATGCTAAAAGAAGAAGCCGCATATTGGTATTTTCAATTCTTCACAGGGTCGATTCGCAACTTAAATCAAATGTCCATGGAGTTACCACAACACTTCATCACCTCCATACCGAAGGATAAAACAATACAGGATCTAAACTACATGGTTCCTGATTAGATCGAAACCCTCTAGGAATGGGTTGAAAGGTTATGAAAGACATCTATCCAAATAAGACACCTTAACATATATGTTGTGGTTAACGCCACAACTGCCAACTGCCGCAATAAGGATCTACCGAAGGATCTCGCCACACGACGACCTCGATCGTTTCCTGACCTTATGCAACGGGTCCAAGATTTTGTAAGATAGGACAAAAATCTCTTCAATCCATTGTTGAAGGGTAAAACCCTAGAAGGAAACAAAAAACACAAGCATGGCATATAGGGAGATAGGAACCGAATAAGACAAAGAGAACGTCCTAAACGTGAATTTTCACCCCTCAACGCTCCCTAGAAAGAAGTCCTATATTAGGTCGAAAAAACACAACACATTGAGTACCCTCTAAAGCTTAACCGTGTCGGATGATGTAACAATGACAcgtactgcgagttccacaaaAGAGAAGGGCATGCCACCCAATACTGCAAGTAGTTAGCCCTGGAGTTAGGCAAAATGGTAGAGAAGGGATTGCTGGACCTTTTCCTAAAAAAAGCCAATAAAGCCATCAATGCAAGAGAATAAATCTCCCATTCTTCAGGTCGAGCACCCTGGGGAGTAATCGATGTCATTGCTGGAGGACCCACTAAACATAGAATGTCAAAGATAAAAACGAAGCCTTGAAGATAGACATATGGTCTATGAGTGATACTACTAGAGTTCTCCTTACATCACTTGAAAAAGTATCCCACAACAGGTGCAccctgaaggaaaataggcaaacgtttggcagccaaaatataaaattttaacctatttccattaacccaagatccgttaatcgttatttcatataaagagggatagaaggaaataccttttggagTTCTATGTACCGTTAcaatcgtagtgcccacaactcttactccgagttcccgagcacaaaacagaaacacaattcaaaatcaaattagaactcaaccgtataaaacaaccaaagtagattgtctctaattaatcaacacaagatcaaggataaagagaaaaagatgaaatcaattgaatcggtaggaagcggtggattatttcgtcctcgACTAAGGGGTTCGAAATTCTCTCTTCGGTTGCACAAGGGTTAGCCGAAATTCACTTAGTAGGGGGGTataaataacctcttgtatctaaatcctagttagatagaattaggttacttaataagagttctattcggaataatacttttcttattattatctataattatatctaaatataaagataataataacttatttagtaggataataattagaagtaatataatcaaaataaacctcctaattgaattatcctataattaatttaattcacaattataatctaattaaaattgtttaagaatcaaattaattattcatgtaattTCATACATGAAATTCGCCCCCCtcatttactgggccttagtggactcagttgggcttccattaattaacatatgtttctcttttgggctccaagtcttatgtgtgacccattaggttcttattgcttctagccgtatgcaactattaaattaattttctcggaattatattttaatttttgcataacagaatgagtgcacgaaatgtgattagcaaatctgaaacattcccccagagctataagaagacaggttgattctgtcgttgacctttccgtattagttacagtatagttcgatcctttatcaactacatccttgaactgaatcttatgactatcgataatgtcaagtcacatatagcgagacattcgttttacttgtacaggccgagtcaactccaattagataggttaagtgaaatctgtatttcaagtcttaagttatcaccttgcaaggatttagagtcaagtcttccacaagcgatccttggacgtatctcccatttatcgggagtgacaaatgctcaatccaatgtataactatcctgcaattacttcctgtgacacccaacgtctgccgttcacaccccagagtcatctctgttatggatcatgttacaacaggatcaaagcatcacatttcgTAATCCAGAaacactaattaacattcctttgagccttaggattacttatacctattaataccaatgagatgaacaggtgacaaggatgaatctacccatcttgttatctcaagtcgggtccccaatcctaatgaactccctttcattggatccatgcaactgtccaaattatctgtatatctgaagcttgtgagatcagctctctgtcttgacagaagatattgttacatgcaagtctcaacagtgatatgtcaatcctaaacatattacttgacttggggtggttttaagtttattagtttattataaagtttcgtctcacttcatgcttgtatgaacactttataatcactttaaacaaacttagaaATTTCCTTTTAtcagacttatttagttctttaaaagtggttgcctttatacaattatgaaaccatatcttattaaaaacaaatgacataaagaacacttcatttatatttagttcatatcctagaacaattgtctataggaggacactaaaccccaacatactctcacttggactaaagccaattgtttctacaacttatcccagtagaagttagatgacgatcatgtactttgtgggctaagggctttgtcaacggatctgcaacgttgtcctcagtaggtactctttctattctcacatctcctcttgccacaatctctcttacaatgtggtatcgctttaggtaatgcttggatgcattatgagaccgtggttcctttgcttgtgcaatgaatccattgttatcatagtacagtgtaatgggatttacaatgtcaggcaccataccaagttcagtaatgaacttcttaatccaaaccgcttcctttgctgctttcgcagcagcgatgtactctgactcggtcgtagagaaagctacgcttccctacttggaactcttccaactgacctcgcccccattcaagataaacaggtatcctaattgggatctaaaatcattctcatctgtgagatgactggcgtctgaaaatccttctattttcagatccccttctccgtacactaggaacatgtctttagtccttctcaagtacttaagaatgttcttgacggcattccaatgctcgtctcctggattaccttgataacgactcgttatacttaacgcgaacgctacgtcagatctagtgcatagcatagcatacataatcgaaccgattgcgctggcgtatgggattacagccatgcgtttcttatcatcttcggttttaggacattgatgattgcttaactttactccatgtaccatgggtaagttacctcgtttcgattcaagcatgctaaaccgctttagcaccttttcaatgtatgtagcctgtgaaagaccaaacagtcttcttgatctatctctgtagatctttataccaagtatataagctgcttcaccaaggtctttcatggagaagttacctgataaccatactttcaccgactgtagcagagctatatcatttcccattaataatatatcgtccacatataatattagaaatgcaactgagctcccacttgctttcttgtaaatgcaagcttcttcgcaattttgttcgaaaccaaattgttttatggtttcgtcaaaacgcttgttccagcttctagatgcttgcttgagttcataaatggatctttgtagtttgcaaaccttgtttgcatcctttgatatgaaaccttcaggctacatcatatatacatcctcaagcaggtttccatttaggaaagctgttttcacatccatttgccaaatctcgtaatcgtagtgagcggcaatagcaagcattattctgattgatttggacatagccacaggagagaaagtttcgtcataatcaattccttgcttccgacgatatcctttcgctactaacctagctttgtaggtgctaacctttccatccatgtcagtcttctttttgaagatccacctgcacccactgggttttatcccttcgggtggatcaaccaaagtccaaacttggttggtgtacatggaatccatttcagaatccatggcctcgagccatattttagaatctggactggtaagagcctcttcgtagttttcgggttcgtcgtctaacacgggaacctcatcatcatctcccactagaaaaccatatctaattgggagttcacgaactctttgtgatctacgaatgggtggcacttgagtctcatttaatgggacttctttgggttcctcaaccgcctctgttgtttcagtcggtgtttttttttcttgaacttcatcaagttcaatcatgcttcccttttctgtttcttcgagaaactctttctctaagaaggttgcgtgcttagatactattactttctgatcatctggatgatagaagtaatatcccatagtttccttagggtatccaatgaagaaacacttatcagatttagaatctagtttgtctgacgctatgcgtttgacgaatgctgaacaaccccatactctcatgaatgagaatgtgggtttcctaccaacgaataattcatatggtgtggaactagcggatttagttggtactcgatatagggtgaagagggcagtttctaaggcatagccccagaatgtctttggaagtaatgctatgctcatcatagatcgtaccatatctagtaaggtacggttcctcctttcggatacaccattgtgttatggtgtatagggaggtgtccattgtgagcatatcccacattcagttagataattcagaaaatcatctgaaagatattcgccacctcgatcggatcgaagtatttttattttctttcctaattgattttctacttcatttttgaagcatttgaatttctcaaaagcttcggacttgtgcttcatcaagtaaacataaccatatctggaaTGGTCGTCTacgaagcttatgaagtatctgaatcctcctcttgcttggactgacataggaccgcatacatctgaatgtattaatcctagagtgtctgatacacgctcatctttattgctaaagggtgtctttgtcattttaccttataaacatgcttcgcatgtttccaatgattcagaatcaattgaatccataagcccatcttggtgtagcttaagcatgcgtcttttgtttatatggcctaaacgacaatgccacaagtaagtcgaattatctagcttatgtcttttggtatcaattgcgaatacagaaattttgtcatctagcacataaatcccattttatgatattcctgaaaaatagaaaatctcatctctataaaactcgcaatgtttgtctttgattgaaatatgaaaaccgtcgtcaacaagacggctaatagaaataatgtttctggacatttctggaacatacaaacagttccctaattctattacaagcccagagggcaaacttaaagcataatctccaacaacgagggcgacaactcttgctccatttcctactcgcaagtttatgcttcctttcttcaattccttagtccgtctGAGTCCCTGAatgttcatacaaatatgagatccatatccggtatctaatacccaagattcagactgtgaaattgtatttatttcaatataaaacataccagatgttgaagtcccggcttttcccttcttgagggcaGCTAGGTATACCAAacaatttcttttccaatgcccgtcttcaccaaagaagtggcactctcctttgggcttcttcacttcctttcccttagttttggCGAGCATGGCCCCCTTGCATTTCTCAGGATGGATTGGATTGGGGaagttccctttcctcttctttgatccttcaatagcaagggccggtattcgctcgttttctttcatattgggctcgactgtctcgagcatatttgcaagctctataagagaggtttgcaagccattcaCCCGGTAGTTcgtaatgaactgtgaataactctcgaggagggattgaagaagtaagtttacacttagttcacgatccatcgcatctccaatactagaaaacttggtaataaggccaatcatcttgacacaatgtgtcattacagatgtgccctcctgcatcttgcatctatataactgtttcgttatctcgtagcgttcgcacctagtttGATTcgcaaacaactctttcaggcgcgtgaccatggaataggcatccatatcctCATGTTGCCCtttcaattccggtgtcattgatgcaagtatgatgtctcccacATGATCGTcgtcagccttatgcttcaggtaagcataaaattcttggtagggagcaccatccgtcgggtaagggggtatcggtgtatcaagtacataccctttcttatcgaacttcaaaacgattttgaggttgcgataccagtcggtgaagtttgaaccgttcaacttgttatcagtAAGTATATTTtacagattggtgttagtcatgattttaagagtgttttaatttaaacctgagagtgagaaagagtaaacgtacgttattcatttgccttaaaatacatcaatctaaaattataggtcttttagttcattttagattgctcccactattttaccaaattaatagccctccatattaattcgaagaatttcacaaatcctttagtgagctaggatcctaactcctgagatttcaccttgagtttgctcaacaagctagtctcatttgttaggtagattcatgtaatcaatcacatctttgacgtgattcctaggttattgggttactaaccacattagtaactaatatgctattcatattaatctcgaccatattgcccattagtttatgataacatgagtttgctcatccaattatcataatctaatttaagtattacctcaTATTTCATGAAAAGAcgattttcaataattcaggtgttatcataagaccccgagcttgagtttgctcaacaacccaaaggccccttgtactgccggctgaattataatattagggaagGGCagccgattttaataacttgcttatttacttaacttttaattagtgggggattttattttaagtctcataatctaacttagtcttgatttgctttagcatacatcagacacatacattggtgttatggacatattatctaaattattacgtcgagccagagacggaataaaaggccaaacctagggaaatactaactattacatatttctttttaggtcctccatcttctccatggcgccttgaaattacatattaatttctatactactaaagaaaacttcaattaattttgaagggaattagatgagaggagaaattacaatagatagtagataggcaggactcgcatgctctatttcaaaaataccaaaagactaaatagagggtccaaatatgtctataactccaaacatacatagactcaattaaataaatttaattggttgattacataatatacttatgtaatatttaggttaatcacattaacacatcaaattaactttcatccaattttaattctattagttCCGTATCTTATATATTAactttttagattaatacaactatacaaaactatattcatgcatatcccaattattttgattttaatccATTTAATAcctttgatttacaaataggtaaaacaaacttttaaataaatttttcattcgataatcaaaacagaaaactatcaatttctgaaacatatatatatatatatatatatatatatatatatatatatatatatatatatatatatatatttaaaactattttaaaaacgattttaaactaCGTGGGTTTCGGGACGGGCTCGaggacgcggctgctgccgtttggcagcagcccttttGCGCCTGTCCAGccgctgcctcgcggcagcggcggccagccgctgcgcggttgctgccgcgaggcaacAACCGCAGGACATCGGCCGGGCTGCGCCTCCGAGCTACtgtccatttttttttaatatatatatatatatatatatatatatatatatatatatatatatatgagttttagaacggttttaaaacgattttcagaaaataagaaaacctattatagattttccgttttatctttagaatcaataaaattaacttttatcaatctaactataaaactaatagattttgttataatgattatcaaccaaaataatcagGAACATATGCagaatctattttaattaacaattaattaaaat
The window above is part of the Euphorbia lathyris chromosome 3, ddEupLath1.1, whole genome shotgun sequence genome. Proteins encoded here:
- the LOC136224020 gene encoding uncharacterized protein; translated protein: MEDERVKESSNWLQSLSKESHELEALSLHGLQILEARQGYILCNFVVSNRISDETGNWQVGALATLIDDVGATAIYSLVGHIKVSLDFSISYFSPAKIHEEVEIEAKVIGEKGKLMFVLIEVRKKESGELVALGKQWMASNSITNGINSSKL